One Thalassophryne amazonica chromosome 10, fThaAma1.1, whole genome shotgun sequence genomic region harbors:
- the si:ch211-262h13.5 gene encoding fetuin-B has product MMDKSTGTFVPFLALLAFQTLHTFAEDLAPTHIEIAPVPCNDKAVEKLSRLAVTYINEDRMDGYKFALNRISNVHLHAQGPAGNVYYLDLDVLETKCHIGSPKSWKRCDVRPFMETQISGNCNTTILHTAEGYSYLYSYDCMLVPDPPEKLQQTCPTCPLLLPVDSPEAVSTAQITLASYKRQSTLGAGLGVKKITRAAAQAVPVKVSFVEYTIQECPEGLTEQGTCKRLTLESDTETAGFCAGSVHGDMHPHPDVQVSCEMFKRQVQNVDILRPVQPQGHDLPEHPAPPTFPPWTTDLKINPHPAPSDPAPPADPAPPADPAPPADPVPPADPSPVNPDLFDPSVAVVNPSIPLTSSSSESAEGTGLPNQQHPALEDSSSEEVGGVVALRPPFSFRYQRHERRRRQATPSYKPIFLSDFPFGPSPFRSCPGPARYTTV; this is encoded by the exons ATGATGGACAAATCCACTGGGACCTTCGTCCCGTTTCTGGCCTTGCTGGCCTTCCAGACACTGCACACGTTCGCTGAGGATTTGGCACCAACGCACATTGAAATCGCTCCCGTTCCCTGTAACGACAAAGCCGTGGAGAAGCTCTCTCGTCTGGCTGTCACTTACATCAATGAGGATCGCATGGATGGCTACAAGTTTGCCCTCAACCGCATTTCGAATGTGCACCTGCACGCTCAG GGTCCAGCGGGTAACGTGTATTATCTGGACCTGGATGTACTGGAGACCAAGTGTCACATAGGCAGTCCCAAATCGTGGAAACGCTGTGATGTCAGGCCATTCATGGAAACG CAAATTTCAGGCAACTGCAATACCACCATTCTTCACACAGCTGAGGGATACTCCTACCTGTACAGCTATGACTGCATGCTGGTCCCAG ATCCACCAGAGAAACTCCAGCAGACGTGTCCAACGTGTCCCCTCCTGCTTCCTGTGGACAGCCCAGAGGCTGTGAGCACCGCTCAGATCACACTGGCATCCTACAAGAGACAGTCCACCCTGGGTGCAGGACTCGGAGTGAAGAAGATCACTCGAgcagcagcacag GCAGTGCCAGTGAAGGTCAGCTTCGTGGAGTACACGATCCAGGAGTGTCCAGAGGGACTGACGGAACAAGGCACCTGCAAGCGACTCACACTTGAGTCTGATACAGAG ACTGCAGGGTTTTGTGCAGGTTCTGTGCACGGTGACATGCACCCCCATCCTGATGTTCAGGTGTCCTGTGAGATGTTCAAAAGACAGGTACAg AATGTTGACATTCTCAGGCCAGTCCAGCCTCAAGGTCACGACCTCCCTGAACACCCTGCACCCCCAACTTTCCCACCTTGGACCACTGACCTAAAGATCAATCCACACCCTGCTCCGTCTGACCCAGCGCCACCTGCTGACCCAGCACCACCTGCTGACCCAGCACCACCTGCTGACCCTGTACCACCTGCTGACCCCTCACCAGTTAACCCTGACCTCTTTGACCCTTCTGTTGCAGTGGTTAATCCGTCTATCCCTCTCACCTCATCCTCCAGTGAGTCTGCTGAAGGCACGGGTCTGCCAAACCAGCAGCATCCAGCATTGGAGGATTCATCTTCTGAAGAAGTCGGAGGTGTTGTCGCTCTGCGTCCACCCTTCAGCTTTCGCTACCAGAGGCATGAGCGAAGGAGACGGCAGGCCACGCCCTCTTACAAACCCATCTTCCTGTCAGATTTTCCCTTTGGGCCCTCCCCTTTCCGCTCCTGTCCTGGCCCAGCCAGATACACCACAGTTTAA